The genomic stretch ACGCTTCTCTGCCCACTTACAAGAGTTGGGTTATCAGTATAAAGATGAAAGCGACAGCCCAGCGTACAAGTTCTTTTTATCTTAATGGGTTGATTTTTTAATCTATAATAACCAAAAACCCACAACGAGTTGTGGGTTTTCTTTTTTGTGCCATAACTGTTAATAAAACGATGAGATTATTTGAGCGTATCGGTGGCCTTCTCAGACTCAGCAGGTTTATTGGCTTGAGGCGGAGTAACATCGGTTTCTTGAATAGCTTCAGTCGATGGCGCATCGACCACTTCTTGTTGCTGCGCTGCGTTATTGTTGTCTTGGCTTACGCTGTCTACCGATGAGCTATCCGCATCCGATGGAGCCTCGTCATTGGCTTTAGAAGGCTCAGTGGCGACTTGGTCATCATCATTATTCACATCAGCAGCCTGTGCTTTTTCTGTTGCCTCTGAGCTTTGTTGCTTGGGTGTAAAACTGAATTTTTGACCCGCTACGGATGCATCAATAATCAAACCACCTTTAGTTGCAGTAAATATTGCCATATCATTAACATAACTGGCCGCAGTGCTTTGTTCGGTACCCGATTGACCTGCAGTGGCTGAGTTACCGGTAGTGCCCACTTGAGCATTGGCACCAATATTTAATGCCACGGCTGAGGTTTGGGCACTAAATGCAAATTTACCTTGAGTAAAATTATCTAAAGCATGTTTATTTTTAAAGAAGATAATTTCACTATAACCTTCACCACCAAATGAATAACCAATAGAAAGCTGGCTCATGGTCGACTCACCCAATAATTCAAGCTCAGGGTAAACACCGCGATACACTTGCCCAGTACCATAAGCACCACCAATAAAGAATGCCGCTTTACCTATGGTTGGGAAAACCGCAAAACCGTAGGCACTGCTAAATAACTTTTCAGTTTGTGGTGAACGTTTAAAGTTGATCAGACTATCGGTATAAGAATCTGCAGAGGCAGTTACTGACCATAATGTTATCCCCATCATTAGCGCTAACATCAGTTGTTTTAATGGCTTCATTATTCTTCCTTAAAAACGATTATGGCTAATATCATAGGACAAGTTACCCATTGGATATTAATCCTCATCAAATTTGATTAAAATTGATGACTAAATAAACATGTTACTGCTCGATTCTCTATATAACTGACCATTGAAATGTCATCATCAAGTAATATCGAATACAGAAAATATTCAGCCCATAAAATGAGCCTTTACGTGAACATC from Vibrio algicola encodes the following:
- a CDS encoding lipid-binding SYLF domain-containing protein; protein product: MKPLKQLMLALMMGITLWSVTASADSYTDSLINFKRSPQTEKLFSSAYGFAVFPTIGKAAFFIGGAYGTGQVYRGVYPELELLGESTMSQLSIGYSFGGEGYSEIIFFKNKHALDNFTQGKFAFSAQTSAVALNIGANAQVGTTGNSATAGQSGTEQSTAASYVNDMAIFTATKGGLIIDASVAGQKFSFTPKQQSSEATEKAQAADVNNDDDQVATEPSKANDEAPSDADSSSVDSVSQDNNNAAQQQEVVDAPSTEAIQETDVTPPQANKPAESEKATDTLK